A genomic window from Fibrobacterota bacterium includes:
- a CDS encoding IS1380 family transposase, producing the protein MIDAYIESHRGKAPQEIVLDFDATDVQLHGTQEGRFFHGHYSGYCYLPLFVFAGKHPLCAILRPADRGPARGALAVLAGLTHRLRRAWPNVRIVWRADAAYCRDHILRWCEQNKVGYVVGMQPNSVLEKSSVAVRMEAEEVFFQTAQWQKLFDEVDYRAGSWKSSRRVIVKAERNPLGPNTRYVATNLSGEPRHIYAEIYCARGEMENRFKETQTDLFGSRLSHGGFQENWMRLLMSTLAYVLQHTLRAIGLKGEKEERSTCSTIRIKLLKIGAVVTRNTRRIRLHLSSNHPDEGLFRKAFDRLALAARLRGSPAPALG; encoded by the coding sequence CTGATCGACGCCTACATCGAATCGCACCGTGGCAAAGCTCCGCAGGAAATTGTGCTGGATTTCGACGCCACCGATGTGCAGCTGCACGGCACTCAGGAAGGCCGATTCTTCCACGGCCATTACAGTGGCTACTGCTACCTGCCTTTGTTCGTGTTCGCCGGAAAGCACCCCTTGTGCGCGATCCTGCGCCCCGCCGATCGTGGCCCCGCTCGAGGCGCTCTGGCCGTACTGGCGGGCTTGACCCATCGACTGCGCCGCGCTTGGCCGAATGTCCGCATCGTCTGGAGGGCCGATGCCGCCTACTGCCGCGACCACATCCTGCGCTGGTGCGAACAAAACAAGGTCGGATATGTCGTGGGCATGCAACCAAATTCTGTCTTGGAAAAGTCGAGCGTAGCGGTTCGCATGGAGGCTGAGGAAGTCTTTTTCCAGACCGCCCAATGGCAAAAATTGTTCGACGAAGTGGATTATCGAGCGGGATCCTGGAAGAGCTCGCGGCGCGTGATCGTCAAGGCCGAACGCAACCCGTTGGGACCCAATACGCGCTATGTGGCGACGAACCTCTCGGGCGAACCGCGCCACATCTACGCCGAGATCTACTGCGCTCGCGGCGAAATGGAGAATCGATTCAAGGAGACGCAGACAGACTTGTTCGGATCGAGGCTGTCCCACGGAGGGTTCCAGGAAAATTGGATGCGCCTTTTGATGTCCACCCTGGCATATGTCCTGCAGCACACCTTGCGTGCGATCGGATTGAAGGGTGAGAAGGAGGAGCGATCGACCTGCTCCACCATCCGGATCAAGCTATTGAAGATCGGTGCGGTTGTGACCCGCAACACCCGACGCATCCGATTGCACCTGTCGTCAAACCATCCCGACGAGGGCTTGTTCCGCAAGGCCTTCGATAGGCTGGCGCTGGCAGCACGCCTGCGTGGATCACCGGCTCCTGCCCTCGGTTGA
- a CDS encoding OmpA family protein, which yields MRSFMTLLLPLAATSLASDIVYPQAFHWNGTRGLTQTRSGEALGEGTLAISTHGSYHKVERPGALLDRADFHAGTIAVGLGVSDWADLSGWSNLYSVPADKGVSPNVGWGSSGGQVQLTAPWDTAFPFRLAIQGGLVTGTSGGAPEVAVRPDGQILADGWNYFETRSGYDFQVRLIQTFRWGSVSFPVRIHLNEGMNHSIQSGTEDLALLDAALELDPHPILSIGFEGHARTRLSAIDLAERTWATGSLTFHLPASVQLTAGVDVRASPERKDAPVAIPGQPKPVAYTNTLDTWRAFYGLSIPFDLAASARRDRADIRRNDSLERLALRGKVVECEAQGVKLGQRIDSLKGAVREAQLARDSLMYKSKLDSIAVDNCRHNAKSQVARMNDSLARRSSQDSMALADARRQIEEERLKRGDLEASFLKTGMMNLDAVYFELGKATITPNSRPYLNLIGAILVKYPKLRFEVGGHTDNQGKPGTNLKLSQARAQAVKKYLASIHPELTSTVSAKGYGDTKPKATNKSAVGREMNRRVEIVVTNLEALKEYSKP from the coding sequence GTGCGTTCGTTCATGACCCTTCTTTTGCCGCTTGCGGCGACGTCACTGGCATCGGATATCGTCTATCCGCAGGCGTTTCATTGGAACGGAACGCGGGGGCTCACCCAGACTCGCTCGGGCGAGGCCCTGGGCGAGGGTACGTTGGCCATTTCCACCCACGGCAGCTACCACAAGGTGGAGCGGCCGGGAGCTTTGCTGGATCGGGCGGACTTCCACGCGGGCACGATCGCGGTGGGTCTGGGTGTCTCGGATTGGGCCGACCTTTCCGGATGGTCCAACCTGTACAGCGTCCCGGCGGACAAGGGTGTTTCGCCGAACGTGGGATGGGGTTCTTCGGGCGGCCAGGTCCAACTCACCGCTCCTTGGGATACCGCCTTTCCGTTCCGCTTGGCCATTCAGGGGGGCTTGGTTACGGGAACTTCCGGCGGAGCGCCGGAAGTCGCCGTTCGGCCGGATGGACAGATTTTGGCGGACGGGTGGAACTATTTCGAAACCCGCAGCGGCTACGATTTCCAGGTTCGGCTGATCCAGACCTTCCGTTGGGGGTCGGTGAGCTTTCCGGTGCGCATCCATCTGAACGAAGGCATGAACCACTCCATCCAGTCCGGCACGGAGGATCTCGCCCTTCTGGATGCCGCGTTGGAGCTGGATCCGCATCCCATCCTGAGCATCGGATTCGAGGGCCACGCGCGCACCCGTCTCAGCGCGATCGATCTGGCGGAGCGCACCTGGGCCACCGGCTCGCTCACGTTCCATCTTCCCGCGAGTGTGCAATTGACCGCCGGCGTCGATGTCCGCGCCTCGCCCGAGCGCAAGGATGCACCGGTGGCGATCCCTGGACAGCCCAAACCGGTGGCCTACACCAACACACTGGATACCTGGCGGGCGTTCTACGGTCTCTCGATTCCCTTCGATCTGGCCGCATCCGCCCGCAGGGACCGCGCCGACATCCGCCGCAACGATTCCCTCGAGCGATTGGCGCTGCGCGGGAAGGTCGTGGAATGCGAGGCCCAAGGCGTGAAGCTGGGCCAGCGCATCGACAGCCTCAAGGGCGCGGTGCGCGAGGCGCAGTTGGCACGGGATTCCTTGATGTACAAGTCCAAACTCGACTCCATTGCGGTGGACAATTGCCGTCACAACGCCAAGAGCCAAGTGGCCCGCATGAACGACAGCCTCGCTCGCCGTTCCAGCCAGGATTCGATGGCCTTGGCGGATGCGCGCAGGCAGATCGAAGAGGAACGTCTCAAGCGCGGCGATCTGGAGGCCTCGTTCCTCAAGACGGGCATGATGAACCTGGACGCCGTGTACTTCGAGCTCGGCAAGGCGACCATCACTCCCAATTCCCGTCCGTACCTGAACCTGATCGGCGCCATCCTGGTCAAGTACCCGAAGCTGCGCTTCGAGGTCGGCGGACACACCGACAACCAGGGCAAGCCCGGTACCAACTTGAAGCTCTCGCAAGCACGCGCCCAGGCGGTCAAGAAGTACCTGGCCAGCATCCATCCCGAGCTGACGTCCACCGTCTCGGCCAAGGGCTACGGCGACACCAAGCCCAAGGCGACCAACAAGTCGGCGGTCGGCCGCGAGATGAACCGCCGTGTGGAAATCGTGGTGACCAATCTCGAAGCGCTGAAGGAATACAGCAAGCCGTAA
- the bioA gene encoding adenosylmethionine--8-amino-7-oxononanoate transaminase, protein MSDHPLLQAPFPKSVFVTGTGTDVGKTLCSAILCALWEADYWKPVQTGQVIDSLEILRLSVCTPIHLSTIHLQEPASPHWAAQLEDFRIDLALLLEEHPQGYSLVIEGAGGALVPLNESEDMIDLAKGLGVPMLVVASTELGTLHHTLATVQCIRSRGVEVAGVLLNGLAHGENARQIRDRGQVKILGRVPPLYPVDAQSIQELCRHWLLDPWVDPCTEETPRSHPSNPDRTLQQRDAQCIWHPYTQHQSALPPLEIQFAHGATLHTTDGEEIVDAVSSWWVCNHGHTHPAIAKAIATQARALEQVIFAGCTHEPGVQLAERLLPLLPGQMSRLFYSDNGSTAIEVAIKACVQMARRRGVQRPRVAALEGAYHGDTFGAMAAGSRSVFSEPFEPYLFEVDRLPTPAGCWDPGSVQAQDATQVALKSLGEWMNLHSGEIACLLVEPLIQGSAGMKMYPRAYLEGLDQLCKAHGIPWIADEVFTGFGRTGGDFACRRQSGHPALSPAAVCLSKGLTGGFLPLGATAFREEIFQDFLSEDRKEAFFHGHSFTGNPLGCAAALAALDLLQDPALASQWRQLEVWQRESLATLAQEHPISGMRVLGTIAAFELPDSPGGYLASRGQTVARLCREAGVLVRPLGDTLYVVPPYSIRESQLARVFEALESALRGI, encoded by the coding sequence ATGTCTGATCATCCCCTTTTGCAAGCACCCTTCCCCAAATCAGTCTTCGTGACAGGGACTGGCACCGATGTTGGGAAGACACTGTGCAGTGCCATTCTCTGCGCTTTGTGGGAGGCGGACTACTGGAAGCCGGTCCAAACCGGGCAGGTGATCGACAGCCTGGAAATTCTGCGCTTGTCCGTTTGCACACCCATCCACCTTTCCACCATCCACCTGCAAGAGCCGGCATCCCCGCATTGGGCTGCACAGCTGGAGGATTTCCGCATCGATCTGGCCTTGCTGCTGGAAGAACATCCCCAAGGCTATTCGCTGGTGATCGAGGGGGCCGGCGGCGCCCTGGTCCCCTTGAATGAGTCGGAGGACATGATCGACCTCGCCAAGGGCCTTGGGGTTCCGATGCTGGTGGTGGCTTCCACCGAGCTGGGAACACTTCACCACACCTTGGCCACTGTGCAGTGCATTCGCTCTCGCGGGGTGGAAGTCGCGGGCGTCTTGCTCAACGGCCTTGCCCACGGGGAGAACGCTCGCCAGATCCGCGATCGAGGCCAAGTCAAGATTCTCGGCCGGGTCCCTCCACTCTATCCGGTCGATGCACAGTCTATCCAGGAACTCTGTCGACACTGGCTCTTGGATCCTTGGGTGGATCCTTGCACAGAAGAAACACCCCGTTCGCACCCTTCGAATCCCGATCGGACGCTCCAGCAGCGTGATGCACAGTGCATTTGGCACCCCTACACCCAACACCAATCGGCGCTCCCGCCTCTGGAAATCCAGTTCGCCCATGGCGCGACTTTGCACACCACCGATGGCGAGGAGATCGTCGATGCGGTTTCCAGTTGGTGGGTGTGCAACCACGGACATACGCATCCTGCCATCGCCAAAGCCATCGCGACCCAAGCGCGCGCCCTGGAACAGGTCATTTTCGCCGGCTGCACACACGAGCCTGGTGTGCAATTGGCGGAACGCTTGCTCCCCCTACTGCCTGGCCAGATGTCGCGACTGTTCTATTCCGATAACGGATCCACCGCCATCGAAGTCGCCATCAAGGCCTGTGTGCAAATGGCTCGCCGCCGAGGTGTGCAGCGCCCGCGGGTCGCCGCTTTGGAAGGCGCCTACCATGGAGACACCTTCGGGGCCATGGCTGCGGGCTCCCGGTCCGTGTTTTCCGAGCCTTTCGAACCCTATTTGTTTGAAGTGGATCGACTTCCCACCCCGGCCGGCTGCTGGGATCCGGGAAGTGTGCAGGCGCAAGACGCGACGCAAGTTGCTCTGAAAAGCCTTGGCGAATGGATGAATTTGCACAGTGGCGAAATCGCCTGTTTGCTGGTGGAACCGCTGATCCAAGGCTCGGCTGGGATGAAGATGTATCCGCGAGCATACTTGGAAGGCCTGGATCAACTGTGCAAGGCCCATGGCATCCCCTGGATTGCCGATGAAGTGTTCACGGGATTTGGTCGCACCGGGGGCGACTTCGCCTGCCGTCGCCAGTCTGGTCATCCCGCTCTCTCCCCTGCCGCGGTTTGCCTGTCCAAGGGTCTCACCGGCGGATTCCTTCCCTTGGGAGCCACCGCCTTTCGCGAGGAAATCTTTCAAGACTTCCTTTCCGAGGATCGCAAGGAGGCGTTCTTCCACGGCCACTCCTTTACGGGAAACCCGCTAGGCTGTGCAGCAGCCCTAGCCGCGTTGGACCTTCTGCAGGATCCCGCCCTGGCTTCCCAATGGAGGCAATTGGAAGTTTGGCAGCGGGAATCCTTGGCCACCCTGGCCCAGGAACACCCCATCAGTGGCATGCGGGTGCTGGGAACCATCGCGGCCTTCGAACTGCCCGACTCCCCCGGCGGATACTTGGCCTCTCGTGGCCAGACCGTGGCCAGACTCTGCCGCGAGGCGGGGGTGTTGGTGCGCCCCTTGGGCGACACCCTGTACGTGGTCCCGCCGTATTCCATCCGCGAGAGCCAGTTGGCTCGGGTCTTCGAAGCCTTGGAGAGCGCTCTTCGAGGGATCTGA
- a CDS encoding aminotransferase class I/II-fold pyridoxal phosphate-dependent enzyme, whose product METSWELWASKWQAQAQDLGERGMFRTLGPHPESRFAHNDYLGLRRDPRLVSGLVRALEAGLPLTSSGSRLLSGNLDLFTSFESRFARAAGFPAALVFASASEANRAAICALVDRHDVVIHDSLAHASLIDGILHSGAKRKKFAHNDPADLRAQLKEGGGRIRLVVTESVFSMDGDVAPLADLYQVCKEEGALLLVDEAHAVGLFGKNRTGLSEALPKDHTFIASTQGFGKGLASAGGILCTAPAILERIHNLSRAFIFTTAPSPMAIKAAELAWDLSCADQERRSQLDALCVQFAEGVQALGWPLPRREIPTPIFPLLCGGLESAVRASAQLAAFQIFLRPIRPPTVPAGTERLRATVTADLHTSDVDEFLGALRHV is encoded by the coding sequence GTGGAAACCAGCTGGGAACTCTGGGCATCGAAGTGGCAAGCCCAGGCGCAAGACCTGGGCGAGCGGGGAATGTTCCGTACCCTGGGGCCCCACCCGGAATCCCGCTTCGCCCACAACGACTACCTGGGCCTGCGCCGCGATCCACGCCTGGTATCTGGTCTGGTTCGAGCCTTGGAAGCAGGATTGCCTCTGACCTCGTCTGGATCCCGCCTTTTGTCCGGCAACCTGGACCTGTTCACCTCTTTCGAGTCCCGCTTTGCCCGTGCGGCTGGGTTTCCTGCCGCACTCGTGTTCGCCTCGGCCTCGGAGGCCAACCGCGCGGCCATTTGCGCCTTGGTGGACCGCCACGATGTGGTGATCCACGACAGCTTGGCCCATGCATCCCTGATCGACGGCATTTTGCACAGTGGCGCCAAACGCAAGAAATTCGCCCACAACGACCCTGCAGATCTTCGTGCACAGCTGAAAGAAGGGGGCGGACGGATCCGTTTGGTGGTGACCGAATCGGTGTTTTCCATGGATGGCGACGTGGCCCCCCTGGCGGATCTGTACCAAGTGTGCAAAGAAGAAGGTGCTCTCCTACTGGTGGATGAGGCCCACGCGGTGGGGTTGTTCGGGAAAAATCGCACAGGGCTCTCCGAAGCCCTCCCCAAAGACCACACCTTCATCGCCTCGACGCAGGGGTTTGGGAAGGGCTTGGCCTCGGCTGGAGGGATCCTCTGCACAGCCCCTGCAATCTTGGAACGCATCCACAACCTCTCGCGCGCCTTCATCTTCACCACCGCCCCCTCTCCGATGGCCATCAAGGCCGCCGAACTGGCCTGGGATCTAAGCTGTGCAGACCAAGAGCGGAGATCCCAACTGGATGCCCTATGTGTGCAATTTGCAGAGGGAGTCCAGGCACTGGGCTGGCCCCTCCCCCGCCGGGAGATTCCCACCCCCATCTTCCCCCTCCTCTGTGGCGGGCTGGAGTCTGCGGTTCGAGCCTCTGCACAGTTGGCTGCCTTCCAGATCTTCCTTCGCCCCATTCGCCCACCGACCGTCCCCGCTGGAACGGAACGCCTGCGCGCCACGGTCACCGCCGATCTGCACACTTCCGATGTAGACGAGTTTTTGGGAGCCTTGCGACATGTCTGA
- the vat gene encoding Vat family streptogramin A O-acetyltransferase: MNGPDPRDAHPMAGFPQICFIKNTITRPNIEVGDFTYYDDPEDSENFERNVLYHFPFIGDKLIIGKFCAIARGAKFIMNGGNHKLDGISTFPFQIFRNGWEKVLPDLKDLTYKGDTVIGNDVWIGYESLIMPGVKIGDGAIISSRSLVVKDVPAYTVYGGNPAKLLKKRFDDATVAILQDIRWWDWPIEKINENLAIITAADIGALQAAAKSA; the protein is encoded by the coding sequence ATGAACGGTCCAGATCCCCGCGACGCGCACCCCATGGCGGGCTTTCCTCAGATCTGCTTCATCAAGAACACGATCACCCGTCCGAACATCGAAGTGGGCGACTTCACCTACTACGACGATCCGGAAGACTCGGAGAACTTCGAGCGCAACGTCCTGTACCACTTTCCGTTCATCGGCGACAAGCTGATCATCGGGAAGTTCTGCGCCATCGCGCGCGGCGCCAAGTTCATCATGAACGGCGGCAACCACAAGCTCGACGGCATCTCCACCTTTCCGTTCCAGATCTTCCGCAACGGCTGGGAAAAGGTCCTCCCCGACCTGAAGGACCTCACCTACAAAGGCGATACGGTCATCGGAAACGATGTTTGGATCGGGTACGAATCGCTGATCATGCCCGGCGTGAAGATCGGCGATGGTGCGATCATTTCCTCGCGCTCGCTGGTGGTCAAGGATGTGCCGGCGTACACCGTGTACGGCGGCAATCCCGCCAAGCTCTTGAAGAAGCGCTTCGACGACGCCACGGTCGCCATCCTCCAGGACATCCGTTGGTGGGACTGGCCGATCGAGAAGATCAACGAGAACCTCGCGATCATCACCGCAGCCGACATTGGCGCGCTCCAGGCGGCGGCCAAGTCCGCCTGA
- a CDS encoding TIGR02147 family protein — translation MPDLFTYTEYRKFLSDAWSERKAEDPRFSHRFIAQKAGFTSSAFFGRILTGEVNLTPSGSLRLAEIFHLGAQETRYFELLVLLDQAKSHEEKMHFADRIASWRRIPLAQLERSKIAFCRDWRAVAILETLELVEHSGNHELLGSMLRPPLDARTVEETLELLSTLDLIRRDPDGIWRKTDRFLTTDEADADAVNVFRKETIRLAGEALDRFDREDRSISTITVTLSKASFERVRDRLRHLRREILELSRSDDQADRVVQINLQAFPLALREEENSP, via the coding sequence ATGCCAGATCTATTCACCTACACCGAGTACAGAAAATTCCTTTCCGACGCCTGGTCGGAAAGGAAGGCGGAAGACCCCCGGTTTTCCCATCGGTTCATCGCGCAGAAGGCTGGCTTCACGAGTTCCGCGTTCTTTGGCCGCATCCTCACCGGAGAAGTGAACCTCACGCCCTCCGGCTCGTTGCGGTTGGCGGAAATTTTCCACTTGGGCGCCCAGGAGACCCGGTACTTCGAGCTGTTGGTGCTGTTGGACCAGGCCAAGAGCCACGAAGAGAAGATGCACTTCGCCGACCGCATCGCCAGTTGGCGTCGCATTCCGCTCGCGCAATTGGAGAGATCCAAGATCGCCTTCTGTCGCGACTGGCGCGCCGTGGCCATCTTGGAAACGTTGGAGCTGGTGGAGCATTCCGGCAACCACGAACTGCTGGGCTCCATGCTGCGCCCGCCACTGGATGCCAGGACGGTGGAAGAGACCCTCGAACTTCTTTCCACCCTGGATCTGATCCGGCGCGATCCGGACGGAATTTGGCGAAAGACCGACCGTTTTCTGACCACCGACGAAGCCGACGCGGACGCGGTCAACGTGTTCCGCAAGGAGACCATCCGCCTGGCCGGAGAAGCGCTCGACCGGTTCGATCGCGAGGACCGCTCCATTTCCACCATCACGGTCACCCTTTCCAAAGCGTCCTTTGAACGCGTTCGCGATCGTTTGCGACATCTTCGTCGCGAGATCCTCGAACTGTCTCGCTCGGACGACCAGGCCGACCGCGTGGTGCAAATCAACCTCCAGGCCTTTCCTCTGGCCCTGCGCGAAGAGGAGAACTCCCCTTGA
- a CDS encoding transposase, whose protein sequence is MGKALLICCKPHTLGLGKQNQQTRGPMSKRNQTLDLFPMVQGRKVEVDFEGGNVTSNGGALLLGLADRALGGLSHRIARCIPDKRRRSSCTHSLPSMVRQAVYSLCLGHEDLIDQRDLRHDIALQTAVGQDKPLASDSTLGRIARLATRRPTGSSTSF, encoded by the coding sequence ATGGGGAAAGCCCTGCTGATTTGTTGTAAGCCCCATACATTGGGGCTTGGGAAACAAAACCAACAAACCAGAGGGCCCATGTCAAAACGTAATCAAACGCTGGATCTTTTCCCGATGGTCCAAGGTCGCAAAGTCGAGGTGGATTTTGAGGGCGGCAATGTAACGTCAAACGGTGGTGCACTTCTTCTTGGTCTGGCCGATCGCGCCCTTGGAGGCCTTTCGCACCGCATCGCCCGCTGCATTCCGGACAAGCGTCGTCGATCTTCTTGCACCCATTCGCTTCCTTCCATGGTCCGCCAGGCTGTCTACAGCTTGTGTCTTGGCCACGAGGATCTGATTGATCAGCGAGACCTGCGCCACGACATTGCCTTGCAAACCGCTGTCGGGCAGGACAAGCCCCTGGCCAGCGATTCCACCCTTGGACGCATCGCCCGCCTGGCCACCCGCAGACCAACTGGAAGCTCAACGAGCTTCTGA
- a CDS encoding TIGR02147 family protein has product MPDIFAYTEYRKYLTDAWTERKAQDPRFSHRFIVQRAGFNSSAFFSRILTGDVNLTPSGALRLAEVFHLGTHETRYFELLVLLDQARSHEEKMFFADRLASWRRVPVSALDSAKATFCQDWRAVAVLETLEIIEHSDDHEKLGSFLVPPASGQEVASILALLAELGLASRNIHGIWRKTERFISADEVDTESVNQFRRDTIDLAREALDRFEREDRSISTLTATVSKASFERVRDRLRQLRREILELSRADDQADRVLQVNLQAFPLVLLDGKVRP; this is encoded by the coding sequence ATGCCGGACATCTTCGCCTACACGGAATACCGCAAGTACCTGACGGACGCCTGGACCGAACGCAAGGCCCAGGACCCGAGGTTCTCGCACCGATTCATCGTCCAGCGGGCGGGATTCAACAGCTCGGCGTTCTTTTCCCGGATTCTGACGGGCGATGTGAACCTGACTCCTTCCGGAGCACTGCGGCTGGCGGAAGTGTTCCATCTGGGTACCCACGAAACCCGGTATTTCGAGCTGCTGGTGCTGCTGGACCAGGCCCGCAGCCACGAAGAGAAGATGTTCTTCGCCGACCGATTGGCCAGCTGGCGACGCGTGCCTGTTTCCGCTCTCGATTCCGCCAAGGCCACATTCTGCCAAGATTGGCGGGCCGTGGCGGTGTTGGAAACCCTGGAGATCATCGAGCATTCCGACGACCACGAGAAACTTGGATCCTTCCTGGTACCTCCCGCCTCCGGCCAGGAAGTGGCCTCCATCCTGGCGCTGCTTGCCGAGCTCGGCTTGGCGAGCCGGAACATCCACGGAATCTGGCGCAAAACGGAGCGATTCATTTCCGCCGACGAAGTCGATACGGAATCTGTCAACCAATTCCGACGCGACACCATCGATCTGGCCCGCGAGGCGCTCGACCGCTTCGAGCGGGAGGATCGTTCGATCTCCACCCTCACGGCCACCGTCTCGAAGGCTTCGTTCGAGCGGGTGCGCGACCGGCTGCGCCAGCTGCGACGCGAGATCCTGGAACTGTCCCGCGCCGACGACCAGGCCGATCGCGTGCTGCAGGTCAATCTCCAGGCGTTTCCACTTGTGCTGCTCGACGGGAAAGTCCGACCATGA